One Candidatus Lernaella stagnicola DNA window includes the following coding sequences:
- a CDS encoding alpha/beta hydrolase, translated as MKRMDSVILLVLFLFLFGCAAATDSSDEGDDLPMPGSVTGPPSSSDDDNDDDDDSAMSDDDDDNDTSGGPDVPTIIWRDCVLFFPAPWHHLIPNDLACGTVEAPVDWEESEDTERLEVRFAVAPATGDSPRGVLAVNLGGPDANLRNALLFSLRPDGLVPAGLTADYHILFVETRGSFMSSTPLVCPETLDGRYFADLERYRSYVQQCLNAQQSGVSPALMSTVDAARDLNFVRRALGVEKMRLFGNSYGSRLMLEYLRLFPESVSAYVLDSTLPPQSTGRHFLDENLDQLAAACDASDRCPFADGQALIEETEWLLNEAGGDEDFGWALTQDLFHLGDRPAVLAAWVGSLAGALAGDWSLVRQWHDAAKGLRAEPSELDTDEDRFYWDPYADNVMCIDFPGWNDFAGREFVLRRLHPPYVSTEQIEAMTHIACQELAASYTREPTVDRTPVTATMPGLLIAPRFDQATPSGNAFKAVAEGLVGAAVVPVNADHALLIDLGADWLGLPDEDQRCLRELVADWLSDPFDPFDRACVRRLAAPVEVDL; from the coding sequence ATGAAGCGGATGGATTCCGTTATTTTATTGGTACTGTTTTTGTTTTTGTTTGGCTGTGCGGCCGCAACCGATTCCAGCGACGAAGGCGACGACCTTCCCATGCCCGGCTCCGTGACCGGCCCCCCCTCCAGCAGCGACGATGACAACGACGACGATGACGACTCCGCCATGTCCGACGATGACGACGACAACGACACCAGCGGCGGGCCCGATGTGCCGACCATCATTTGGCGCGACTGCGTTCTGTTTTTCCCGGCGCCTTGGCATCACTTGATCCCCAACGATTTAGCCTGCGGCACCGTCGAAGCGCCGGTGGATTGGGAAGAAAGCGAAGATACCGAACGCCTGGAAGTACGGTTTGCCGTGGCCCCGGCGACGGGGGACTCGCCGCGCGGCGTGTTGGCCGTCAATCTCGGCGGTCCCGACGCGAATCTGCGCAACGCGTTGCTCTTCTCGCTGCGCCCTGACGGCCTGGTGCCGGCGGGGTTGACGGCCGACTACCACATCCTTTTTGTCGAAACACGCGGCAGTTTCATGTCGTCGACACCGCTGGTGTGCCCGGAAACATTGGACGGGCGCTACTTTGCCGACCTCGAGCGCTACCGCAGCTACGTCCAGCAGTGCTTGAACGCGCAACAGAGCGGCGTGTCCCCGGCCTTGATGAGCACGGTCGATGCGGCTCGTGATTTGAATTTCGTGCGACGTGCCCTAGGTGTGGAGAAGATGCGGCTGTTCGGCAACAGTTACGGATCGCGGCTCATGCTGGAGTACCTGCGGCTTTTTCCGGAAAGCGTGTCGGCCTACGTACTGGATTCCACACTGCCGCCGCAAAGCACCGGCCGGCATTTTCTCGACGAAAACCTCGATCAACTCGCCGCGGCGTGCGATGCCTCGGACCGTTGCCCCTTTGCCGACGGGCAAGCGTTGATCGAAGAGACAGAATGGCTGCTCAATGAGGCCGGCGGCGACGAGGATTTCGGTTGGGCGTTGACCCAGGATCTGTTCCATTTGGGTGATCGCCCGGCGGTGCTGGCGGCGTGGGTCGGGTCACTGGCTGGAGCGTTGGCGGGTGACTGGTCGCTGGTGCGCCAATGGCACGACGCCGCGAAGGGATTGCGGGCCGAGCCGTCGGAACTGGATACCGACGAAGACCGTTTTTATTGGGATCCCTATGCCGACAACGTGATGTGTATCGATTTTCCGGGTTGGAACGACTTCGCCGGGCGCGAATTCGTGCTTCGGCGGCTGCATCCGCCCTATGTCTCGACCGAACAGATCGAGGCCATGACACACATCGCTTGCCAAGAGCTGGCCGCGAGCTATACGCGGGAGCCGACCGTCGACCGCACGCCCGTGACCGCGACGATGCCCGGTTTGCTGATCGCTCCCCGCTTCGATCAAGCGACGCCCTCAGGAAACGCTTTTAAGGCCGTCGCGGAAGGGCTCGTAGGTGCGGCGGTGGTGCCGGTCAATGCCGACCACGCGCTGTTGATCGATTTGGGCGCCGATTGGCTGGGCTTGCCCGATGAAGACCAGCGCTGCCTGCGCGAATTAGTCGCGGACTGGCTGAGCGACCCGTTCGACCCATTCGACCGCGCTTGCGTGCGTCGCCTGGCCGCGCCGGTGGAGGTTGACCTATAG